The Pedobacter roseus genome contains a region encoding:
- the rsmG gene encoding 16S rRNA (guanine(527)-N(7))-methyltransferase RsmG — translation MLDVKPDIILKYFPDLSEKQIAQFSQLFELYSFWNAQINVISRKDIEELYERHVLHSLGIAKVCTFKAGESVLDVGTGGGFPGIPLAILFPETQFYLVDSIGKKIKVVKEVASALGLDNLKADHLRAEQVKEKFNFVVSRAVTRLGEFYPWIQGKFKKDSLNAIPNGILYLKGGDLADEIKESKLKAELYPLSAYFEEDFFETKYVVYVPQ, via the coding sequence ATGCTTGATGTAAAGCCCGATATCATTTTAAAATATTTTCCTGACTTAAGTGAAAAACAGATTGCCCAGTTTTCGCAACTGTTTGAGTTATATAGCTTTTGGAATGCACAGATCAATGTAATTTCGAGAAAAGATATTGAAGAATTATATGAACGCCATGTACTGCATTCGTTAGGGATAGCGAAGGTTTGTACGTTTAAAGCCGGCGAATCGGTTTTAGATGTGGGAACCGGTGGCGGTTTTCCAGGTATTCCGCTGGCAATTTTATTTCCTGAAACGCAATTCTATCTGGTAGATTCTATCGGGAAAAAAATTAAAGTGGTAAAAGAAGTGGCTTCGGCACTTGGACTGGATAATTTAAAAGCCGATCATTTAAGGGCAGAACAGGTTAAAGAAAAATTTAATTTCGTGGTTTCGCGGGCAGTTACCCGTTTGGGCGAGTTTTATCCATGGATACAGGGAAAATTTAAAAAAGATTCATTAAATGCCATTCCAAATGGGATTTTATATCTAAAAGGTGGCGATTTGGCTGATGAGATTAAGGAATCAAAACTGAAAGCAGAATTATATCCGCTTTCAGCTTATTTTGAGGAAGATTTCTTTGAGACCAAGTATGTTGTTTACGTGCCTCAGTAA